The Planococcus versutus genome contains a region encoding:
- a CDS encoding FTR1 family protein — MRNFLVHFKTLVLVIGLLVVPAHALAADEQSFGSFYVSITEAIMSTENGNDEKAGNAIEEFETNWQQVTVTTGKESEEITKALEKATDATTSKERLAALTALSKALTAYEKAENPVDERAQRQEFLKAMEPFVVELKAAVATGDKEEIQESYDVFLKSWGKNERVVQAQNIAAYGQIETQMSFMRISLAEEEFEVSAFSEQVVALEQTIQNFGAGNIKETKATDEYSLATLIGLLDDSQESIKKEEYTKAADTLKEFIVIWPTVEGEVRTKNASLYSEIESELPLLVGELTRDDVQASAVSEKLDSLKQQISFIQQDTEYSFWDSALILLREGLEALLIISALIAFLKKAGQQHLQHYIYMGAAAGIGLSIIAAILMSTLFQSGTIDASREVLEGYIGLLAAAMMLGVGVWLHSKSTVTAWNQYISKQMNQALSSQSVWSMALLSFLTVFREGAETVVFYMGIAPKMSTFDFILGIALALVILVAAAFFFAKASKKIPLHLFFGVATVFIYLLAFKIIGVSIHTLQLTNVLPTHIIADLPVINIIGFYPSIETLSAQLVLLVLIVATILYKKKQSNSTHVVVEN, encoded by the coding sequence GTGAGAAACTTTTTAGTGCATTTTAAAACGCTTGTACTTGTTATTGGATTGTTAGTTGTTCCAGCTCACGCACTTGCTGCAGATGAACAGTCATTTGGTTCTTTCTATGTGTCGATTACAGAAGCCATTATGAGTACAGAAAATGGAAACGATGAAAAAGCTGGAAACGCGATTGAAGAGTTCGAAACCAATTGGCAACAAGTAACAGTAACCACAGGAAAAGAATCGGAAGAAATCACAAAAGCACTTGAAAAAGCTACTGACGCAACGACGAGTAAAGAACGCTTAGCTGCATTAACAGCCTTGTCAAAAGCGCTGACAGCTTATGAAAAAGCTGAAAACCCAGTGGATGAAAGAGCACAAAGACAAGAATTTTTGAAAGCGATGGAACCGTTTGTTGTAGAGTTGAAAGCAGCAGTCGCAACTGGAGATAAAGAAGAAATTCAAGAATCTTACGATGTATTTTTGAAAAGTTGGGGGAAAAACGAACGTGTCGTTCAAGCGCAAAATATTGCAGCTTACGGTCAAATCGAAACACAAATGTCCTTTATGCGCATTTCGTTAGCTGAAGAAGAGTTTGAAGTTTCTGCTTTTAGCGAACAAGTCGTAGCGTTAGAACAAACTATTCAAAACTTTGGTGCAGGAAATATAAAAGAAACAAAAGCGACAGATGAGTATTCTCTTGCTACATTGATCGGTTTACTAGACGACAGTCAAGAGTCAATCAAAAAAGAAGAGTACACAAAAGCTGCCGATACTTTAAAAGAATTCATTGTGATTTGGCCAACTGTTGAAGGGGAAGTCCGTACAAAAAATGCCAGTTTGTATAGTGAGATTGAATCAGAACTGCCTCTTCTTGTTGGTGAATTAACGCGTGATGATGTACAAGCATCTGCAGTCAGTGAAAAACTAGATTCGTTAAAACAACAAATTAGTTTTATTCAACAAGATACTGAATATAGCTTTTGGGACTCTGCGTTAATTTTGCTTCGTGAAGGATTGGAAGCGTTACTCATTATTTCCGCGCTTATTGCGTTTTTGAAAAAAGCGGGTCAACAGCATTTGCAGCATTATATTTACATGGGAGCAGCAGCTGGAATTGGACTAAGTATTATAGCGGCAATTTTAATGTCTACGCTGTTTCAATCGGGAACGATCGACGCAAGTCGCGAAGTGTTAGAAGGCTATATTGGTCTTTTGGCTGCAGCGATGATGCTGGGTGTAGGCGTATGGCTACATAGCAAATCCACCGTCACTGCATGGAATCAGTATATTTCTAAACAAATGAATCAAGCTTTATCTAGTCAAAGTGTCTGGTCAATGGCACTTCTCAGCTTTTTAACGGTATTCAGGGAAGGTGCAGAAACTGTCGTTTTTTATATGGGAATTGCACCCAAAATGTCTACATTTGATTTTATTTTAGGAATTGCTTTAGCTTTAGTCATCTTAGTTGCCGCTGCATTTTTCTTTGCAAAAGCGAGTAAAAAAATACCACTTCACTTATTTTTTGGTGTAGCAACTGTGTTTATTTACCTGCTGGCGTTTAAAATCATTGGCGTCAGTATCCACACTTTGCAGTTGACCAATGTATTGCCAACACATATTATTGCGGACTTGCCTGTGATCAACATTATCGGATTTTATCCATCTATTGAAACTTTGAGCGCACAACTCGTGTTATTGGTGCTAATTGTGGCAACGATCCTTTATAAAAAAAAGCAATCTAATTCAACTCATGTG